In Anaerolineales bacterium, one DNA window encodes the following:
- a CDS encoding acyltransferase: MKNEEARRFYIPELDGLRFFAFLLVFIHNAPYVESNLIWKALHEYGWIGVDLFFCLSAFLITKLLVLEHQRAESINIKSFYTRRILRIWPLYFFYVFTVGFFQNWEPALFLQLLGLSTFSFNVIFLFITTGRVFAFVHLWSISYEEQFYGFIPWLLRYLTRKTENAKIRVLTLLFILGSILRFIFIYLQVDHPAIYILPITHFESLLFGTALGLGLLDKLLAKAQTWILFITGISCIGLAMLLPSNYIVSNALMLTYPLSAVGMSLIITAAISNNSLLKNILSNSVITHLGKISYGLYIFHIIGLILADFICKNFFGFTSQQFNKYSILTFALGLSLTLTFSLISYRFIEAPFLKLKKYFTNTLSTTA; encoded by the coding sequence ATGAAGAATGAGGAGGCCCGTCGGTTTTACATCCCAGAGCTGGATGGGCTGCGTTTTTTTGCTTTTTTATTGGTTTTTATTCATAACGCGCCTTATGTAGAATCCAACCTGATCTGGAAAGCTCTTCATGAATATGGATGGATCGGGGTTGATCTATTTTTTTGCCTGTCAGCTTTTTTGATCACCAAGTTACTAGTTCTTGAACATCAACGTGCAGAAAGCATTAATATCAAAAGTTTCTATACAAGGCGGATACTACGAATTTGGCCATTATATTTTTTCTACGTGTTCACAGTCGGATTCTTCCAGAATTGGGAACCTGCTCTATTCTTGCAATTGCTCGGATTATCAACATTTTCTTTCAATGTCATTTTTCTATTTATCACAACAGGCCGGGTATTTGCGTTTGTGCATTTATGGTCAATCTCTTACGAAGAACAATTTTACGGTTTCATCCCATGGCTGCTTAGGTATTTAACTCGCAAAACTGAAAACGCCAAAATCAGGGTATTAACCCTGTTATTTATCCTTGGCAGTATTTTACGTTTTATATTCATATATCTTCAAGTCGATCACCCCGCAATCTACATACTTCCCATAACTCATTTTGAGTCTTTACTTTTCGGCACAGCATTAGGGCTTGGTTTATTAGACAAATTGCTGGCAAAGGCGCAAACCTGGATATTATTTATTACAGGAATATCATGCATTGGATTGGCAATGTTACTTCCATCCAATTATATAGTTAGCAACGCGTTGATGCTAACCTATCCATTATCAGCAGTTGGAATGTCGTTAATAATAACAGCAGCAATTAGTAATAATTCGTTACTCAAAAACATTCTTTCCAACAGTGTTATTACCCATCTCGGAAAAATTTCTTATGGTCTATATATCTTCCATATTATCGGCCTAATTCTTGCAGATTTTATCTGCAAGAATTTCTTTGGGTTTACATCTCAGCAATTCAATAAATATTCTATATTGACGTTTGCGCTTGGATTAAGTTTAACCTTGACGTTTTCACTTATATCCTACCGATTTATTGAAGCACCATTCTTGAAATTAAAAAAATATTTTACAAATACATTGTCTACCACCGCATAA
- a CDS encoding SUMF1/EgtB/PvdO family nonheme iron enzyme, producing the protein MKRFINLASLTAVFALILLACGAPAQPGASGQPEGDQVPVTGDATPTAEAGPLQTVDLAGPPMELGSKYVYVDGTVLIAVPGGPFIMGQNFPDNPQREIVVSDFWIYSTEVTNQQYALCVQTGECSPPDPKNSPTYGDYHFINFPVTGVTHTQAVEYCTFVKGRLPSEAEWEKTARGPEGNIFPWGDNSPACVLLNSVACRNRTSFINQYQDGQSYYEAWDMAGNVREWVADWYSPLYNVENPVADPLGPELGEKRSVRGSSYKDKTANQSILAQRLSLDPEANQEDLGFRCIVEDPTQFAPWCETLAYAGTGPYGAEANCTPEVKCNSVSITQSPLCNRQTYTPYTIVSVNLGDTPPDAWTYDVPGCSAIPGEQTAVKDKFTCLPGDVGPASAQGSCVDTVSCASACPPHYNKVGDSCIWDGSGTSGTECLPGATYDPLTQCCSASPGSGVNFGLCPAGTFPLDGACVPNPNAIVDSVVQAVNFIGCSPPEIPGDDPGDDDTPNSCPVPVDPGCSYPFGWDGQCGCVCIKPGFC; encoded by the coding sequence ATGAAACGATTCATAAACCTTGCATCGTTGACGGCGGTCTTTGCGTTGATCCTGCTGGCCTGCGGCGCGCCCGCCCAGCCGGGTGCGTCAGGCCAGCCCGAGGGTGATCAAGTGCCTGTTACCGGGGATGCCACCCCCACCGCGGAGGCCGGCCCGCTCCAGACCGTGGACCTTGCCGGTCCGCCGATGGAATTGGGCTCCAAATATGTCTATGTGGACGGCACCGTGCTGATCGCCGTGCCGGGCGGACCCTTCATCATGGGGCAGAATTTCCCGGATAACCCGCAGCGCGAGATCGTGGTCAGTGACTTCTGGATCTACAGCACCGAGGTCACCAACCAGCAGTACGCCTTGTGCGTGCAGACGGGGGAATGTTCCCCGCCCGATCCGAAGAACAGCCCGACGTATGGCGATTACCACTTTATCAACTTCCCGGTGACTGGGGTGACCCATACCCAGGCGGTCGAATACTGCACCTTCGTGAAGGGACGCCTGCCCAGCGAAGCCGAATGGGAGAAGACCGCGCGCGGTCCCGAGGGGAATATCTTCCCGTGGGGCGATAACTCGCCCGCCTGCGTGTTGTTGAATTCCGTCGCCTGCCGCAACCGCACCTCTTTTATCAACCAGTATCAGGATGGCCAGAGCTATTACGAAGCCTGGGACATGGCCGGCAACGTGCGCGAATGGGTGGCGGACTGGTACAGCCCGCTCTATAACGTGGAGAACCCTGTGGCCGACCCGCTCGGACCGGAACTCGGCGAGAAACGCTCGGTGCGCGGCAGCAGTTACAAGGATAAGACCGCCAACCAGTCCATTCTGGCGCAGCGCCTCTCGCTCGACCCCGAAGCGAACCAGGAGGACCTCGGCTTCCGCTGTATCGTCGAGGACCCGACCCAATTTGCCCCGTGGTGCGAGACCCTGGCATATGCCGGCACGGGACCCTATGGCGCGGAGGCGAACTGCACGCCCGAAGTGAAGTGCAATTCCGTTTCCATTACACAAAGCCCGCTGTGCAACCGGCAGACCTACACCCCCTACACCATCGTATCCGTCAACCTTGGGGATACCCCGCCGGATGCCTGGACGTATGACGTGCCGGGTTGTTCGGCCATTCCGGGCGAACAGACCGCCGTCAAAGACAAATTCACCTGCCTGCCCGGTGACGTCGGTCCCGCCTCCGCGCAGGGCTCCTGCGTGGATACGGTTTCCTGTGCTTCAGCCTGCCCGCCGCACTACAATAAAGTCGGCGATTCCTGCATATGGGACGGCAGCGGCACCAGCGGCACGGAATGCCTGCCCGGCGCCACCTACGACCCGCTCACCCAGTGCTGTTCCGCCTCGCCCGGCAGCGGCGTGAATTTCGGCTTGTGCCCGGCCGGAACTTTCCCCCTGGACGGCGCCTGCGTGCCGAACCCCAATGCAATTGTGGACAGCGTGGTTCAGGCTGTGAACTTCATTGGCTGCTCGCCGCCGGAAATCCCCGGTGACGATCCCGGCGATGATGATACACCGAATAGTTGTCCCGTTCCAGTGGACCCGGGGTGTAGTTACCCATTTGGATGGGACGGCCAGTGTGGGTGTGTTTGCATAAAGCCCGGTTTCTGTTAA
- a CDS encoding SUMF1/EgtB/PvdO family nonheme iron enzyme — protein sequence MKKLFNGISFMIGLSLILAACSLPGPGDVSSEDAAATAEAGSLVTVDLAGPSMAVGSKYPYVDGTILVAVPGGSFLMGHDQKDNPIHEVTLSDFWIYSTKVTNTQYAACVQAGICTPPDLENNPTFGSYRHINFPVTGVNHTQAGAYCAFVKGRLPSEAEWEKTARGPEGNIFPWGDEAPVCDLLNFDFCKSETSAVNDYDKGVSYYSAFDMAGNAREWVADWYSLTYYSESPAEDPLGPEFGEKRSVRGSSYQDGQDAVMPSNRFALDPEENLSDLGFRCVIEDPMHFAPMCEVLGYVGTGPNGEEADCTPTVMCNDVSISQNPLCTRNYFPYTIVTVNLGDTPPDGWTYDVPGCSAVPGEQTATKDKFSCLPGAVGPATAQGSCVELESCVSTCPMYYTKVGDACVWDGGGTSGTACLPGHTYDPLTQCCSAVPGAGVDFGLCPVGTYPFNGACIANPNAVVDSAVQDIEFLGCTPPPDGGGDDDGDDDTPGCQPPANGCPMSGEQWNPATCSCYCPAGPTACG from the coding sequence ATGAAAAAACTTTTTAACGGTATTTCGTTCATGATCGGCCTGTCGCTGATTCTGGCGGCCTGCAGCCTGCCTGGCCCGGGCGATGTGAGCAGCGAAGATGCGGCCGCCACTGCCGAGGCGGGTTCACTCGTGACTGTGGACCTCGCGGGTCCGTCGATGGCGGTCGGTTCCAAATATCCCTATGTGGACGGCACCATCCTGGTGGCGGTACCCGGCGGGTCCTTCCTGATGGGCCACGATCAGAAGGATAACCCCATCCATGAAGTGACCCTGAGCGACTTTTGGATCTACAGCACCAAGGTGACCAACACGCAGTACGCGGCTTGTGTGCAGGCGGGCATTTGCACGCCGCCGGACCTGGAAAACAACCCCACCTTTGGCAGTTACCGCCACATCAACTTCCCGGTGACGGGCGTGAACCACACGCAGGCGGGCGCATACTGCGCCTTCGTGAAGGGACGCCTGCCCAGCGAGGCCGAATGGGAGAAGACCGCGCGCGGTCCCGAGGGCAATATCTTCCCCTGGGGTGATGAAGCGCCCGTCTGTGACCTGTTGAACTTCGACTTTTGTAAAAGCGAAACGTCCGCGGTCAACGACTATGACAAGGGTGTCAGCTATTACAGCGCCTTCGACATGGCCGGCAATGCGCGCGAATGGGTGGCGGACTGGTACAGCCTGACCTATTACAGCGAGTCGCCGGCGGAGGATCCGTTGGGACCGGAATTCGGGGAGAAACGCTCCGTGCGCGGAAGCAGTTATCAGGACGGGCAGGATGCGGTCATGCCGTCCAACCGCTTCGCGCTGGACCCTGAGGAGAACCTGTCCGATCTGGGCTTCCGCTGTGTGATCGAAGACCCCATGCATTTCGCGCCGATGTGCGAGGTGCTGGGTTATGTCGGGACCGGACCGAACGGCGAGGAGGCGGACTGCACGCCCACGGTGATGTGCAACGATGTCAGCATCAGCCAGAACCCGTTGTGCACGCGCAATTACTTCCCCTATACCATTGTGACCGTCAACCTTGGGGATACGCCGCCGGACGGCTGGACCTATGACGTGCCGGGCTGTTCTGCGGTGCCCGGCGAGCAGACCGCCACCAAGGATAAATTCTCGTGCCTGCCCGGTGCCGTGGGACCTGCGACAGCGCAGGGCTCGTGCGTCGAGTTGGAATCCTGTGTTTCGACCTGCCCGATGTATTACACCAAGGTCGGGGATGCCTGCGTATGGGACGGCGGCGGCACCAGCGGCACGGCCTGCCTGCCGGGCCATACCTACGACCCGCTGACGCAGTGCTGTTCGGCGGTACCCGGCGCGGGGGTGGACTTCGGCTTGTGCCCGGTCGGGACCTATCCCTTCAACGGCGCCTGCATCGCCAACCCCAATGCCGTGGTGGACAGCGCGGTGCAGGACATCGAGTTCCTGGGCTGCACGCCGCCCCCGGACGGCGGCGGCGATGATGACGGTGACGATGATACACCGGGCTGCCAGCCGCCGGCCAACGGCTGTCCCATGAGCGGGGAGCAATGGAATCCGGCCACTTGCAGCTGTTATTGTCCGGCTGGTCCTACAGCTTGTGGATAA
- a CDS encoding SUMF1/EgtB/PvdO family nonheme iron enzyme, translated as MKNARYMLFAYTLMFILILSACAAPPTAETVIVVVTATDAPPTEMPTAEPTPALAPVALAGPKSGDKMKWVDGSVLVYVPAGDFMMGDGVYALAHNVSLDGYWIQQTKVTNRMYEQCVKVGSCTAPKQELGGAVFGNPQFVNHPVVGVNWDQAQAYCAWAQGSLPSEAQWEKAARGTNGNTYPWGTTPPSCSLLNFRNCVGRTTEVDAFPAGASPYGLLDMAGNVFEWIGDWYSEGYYSLSPASNPTGPESGEYRVIRGSSFETVSAEQVALTIRRSGTTQTDSRRDTGFRCVVPEPQPLAPYCQLTAFVPTGAIVSDGCQLPEGFQVNQYCSAGDGYGTVQISFNSIWEVRGTRMQCREVIEGGIRQLVCRGPRGIESTNEVLVCNSSCTGSPDVTGVSPVCDSGYTLDPSTGACNYTPVLRQAGVGGCPLGYALLDRGGQQTCAAAPDANGLCPAGTYFDGLAGVCAPPNGNVDVPYGIDNTSLAAQTYAGCAQGYTYSENFQCCQAVTGGTYPGCAPGYTFSADVGACTPAEVNLGGEGCVVVRVNTLKCSTPVNVCAGYLYETPCAFAPECRWNEQDNVCEQKQP; from the coding sequence ATGAAAAACGCGCGTTATATGTTGTTTGCATATACCCTGATGTTCATCCTGATTTTATCGGCCTGCGCTGCGCCGCCCACCGCGGAGACGGTGATCGTGGTGGTGACAGCCACGGATGCACCGCCCACCGAGATGCCGACGGCGGAACCCACTCCCGCATTGGCGCCGGTTGCGCTGGCTGGCCCGAAAAGCGGCGATAAAATGAAATGGGTGGATGGAAGTGTTTTGGTGTACGTGCCCGCCGGGGATTTCATGATGGGCGATGGCGTTTATGCGCTTGCCCACAATGTTTCCCTGGACGGGTATTGGATCCAGCAGACCAAGGTGACCAACCGCATGTACGAACAATGTGTGAAGGTTGGTTCATGTACTGCGCCGAAACAGGAGTTGGGCGGAGCGGTGTTCGGCAACCCGCAGTTTGTTAACCATCCCGTCGTCGGTGTCAACTGGGATCAGGCGCAGGCGTATTGTGCCTGGGCGCAGGGGAGCCTGCCCAGCGAGGCGCAGTGGGAAAAAGCCGCGCGCGGCACGAATGGCAACACCTACCCCTGGGGAACCACCCCTCCGTCCTGCAGCCTGTTGAACTTCCGTAATTGCGTGGGACGCACCACGGAGGTGGATGCCTTTCCCGCCGGAGCCAGCCCGTACGGATTATTGGACATGGCCGGCAATGTCTTCGAATGGATCGGCGACTGGTACAGCGAAGGGTATTACAGCCTGTCGCCTGCCAGCAACCCAACTGGGCCGGAGAGCGGCGAGTACCGCGTCATCCGCGGCAGTTCCTTCGAAACTGTCTCCGCCGAGCAGGTTGCCCTGACGATTCGCCGCTCTGGAACGACACAGACTGACAGCCGGCGCGATACCGGCTTCCGCTGTGTCGTTCCAGAGCCTCAACCGCTTGCGCCCTATTGCCAGTTGACCGCTTTCGTGCCGACCGGCGCCATCGTGTCAGACGGGTGCCAGCTGCCCGAAGGATTCCAGGTCAACCAGTATTGCTCGGCGGGCGACGGCTACGGCACGGTTCAAATTTCCTTCAATTCAATTTGGGAGGTGCGCGGGACCCGCATGCAGTGCCGGGAGGTGATCGAAGGCGGGATCCGGCAGTTGGTCTGCCGCGGACCGCGAGGCATCGAATCCACGAATGAGGTGCTGGTCTGCAATTCATCCTGCACGGGCAGCCCGGATGTGACCGGGGTCAGCCCGGTCTGTGATTCCGGCTATACCCTCGACCCGTCCACGGGTGCCTGTAATTACACACCCGTCCTGCGGCAGGCGGGTGTGGGGGGCTGTCCGCTGGGATATGCGCTGCTGGACCGCGGCGGACAGCAGACCTGCGCGGCCGCGCCGGATGCCAATGGCTTGTGCCCGGCCGGGACGTATTTCGATGGGCTGGCCGGCGTGTGCGCGCCCCCGAACGGGAATGTGGATGTACCCTATGGTATCGACAATACCTCGCTTGCGGCGCAGACCTATGCGGGCTGCGCGCAGGGATATACCTACAGTGAGAATTTCCAATGCTGTCAGGCGGTCACCGGCGGGACCTATCCCGGCTGTGCGCCCGGCTACACCTTCAGCGCGGACGTCGGCGCCTGCACCCCGGCCGAGGTCAACCTCGGCGGGGAGGGCTGTGTGGTGGTGCGCGTCAATACGTTGAAGTGCAGCACGCCTGTGAATGTATGCGCGGGATACCTGTATGAAACGCCCTGTGCGTTTGCGCCCGAATGTCGATGGAATGAGCAAGATAACGTATGTGAGCAGAAACAACCGTAA